The sequence aaccctaagtatagaggacgagagtgttaccttttctgttgatagagccatgcaacaaccgcaatctgcagatgatacatgctattatattcaaactatagattcacatgcagaattgttagaagaatttccagaattacaaggaataggagaatgttctataggagaaggtactgaaccaattgatgaaactgaaatgttagctacacttatggctaatggatatgaaccaacaacagaagaaattcaaatgctaaaagaagaagacagatatcaatataaatcatcgatagaagaacctccgacattagagttaaagccacttccaaaccatttggaatatgcttatttacatggtgaatctgaattacctgtaataatatcgtcttctcttactgaaaatgaaaaatctcaactcatttcggtactaaaagctcataaaccaaccattgcatggaagattcatgatattaaaggaataagtccttcgtattgcacacataaaatccttatggaagaaggtcataaaacgtatgtgcaacgccaacgaagactaaatcctaatatgcaagatgttattaagaaagaaattattaaactgctagatgcaggtttaatttatccaatttctgatagtccatgggtaagcccagttcaatgcgtgcctaagaagggtgacatgactatcattacaaatgagaaaaatgagcttattcctactaggactgtaacaggatggcgtgtatgtattgattatagaaaattaaatgacgccaccagaaaagatcactttcccttaccttttattgatcaaatgttggaaagattagccggaaacagttactattgttttcttgatggttttttcggatattttcagattccaatagcacccgaggatcaagagaaaaccacattcacgtgcccttatggtacttttgcttacaaatgcatgccatttggactttgcaacgcccctgcaacctttcaaaggtgcatgatggcgatttttcactacatgatagaagaatgcatggaagttttcatggatgacttttcagtcttcggtgatacatttgaatcatgtttagttaatcttgaacgaatgcttattagatgtgaacaatcaaatctagtacttaattgggagaaatgccatttcatggttaaagaaggcatcgttcttggacataaaatttcaaaggaaggaattgcagtggatagagctaaagtagatgtaattgctaaacttccacatcccaccaatgttagaggagttaggagttttatagggcatgccggtttttaccgacgtttcataaaagatttttctaaaattgccactcctatgaataaactcctagaaaaagatgctccattcatcttttcagatgaatgcatcaaatcttttaatatacttaaataaaaactcactaatgcgccgatcatggtaacatcaaattggaatttaccgtttgaacttatgtgcgatgcaagtgattttgcaatgggagccgttttaggacaaaggattgaaaaacgatttcaacctatttattatgctagtaaaacattacaaggagcacaaacaaattacacaactactgaaaaagaactccttgctattgtctttgcttttgacaaatttcgttcatatctcgttctagctaaaacggtggtctataccgaccattctgctcttagatacctattttagaaacaagatgctaaaccaagattaatccgttggatcttactcttacaagagtttgatattgaaatccgagataaaagaggagcagaaaatctcgcagctgatcatctttctcgtcttgaaaatcctgaattagaagttctaaatgaatcggccatacaagacaactttcctgatgaatatctattgaagatagattataatgaaattccatggtttacagactatgcaaactacttagtatgtggattccttgaaaaatgattgtcgtaccaaaaacgaaagaaattctttagtgatataaaacactatttctggaaagatccacatttgtttaaaagttgtcccgatagaataatacgccgatgtgtattcggagatgaagctagtaaaattttgaaccattgtcacacaggaccaacaggagggcattatgggcctcaactcacagcaagaaaagtttatgatgctggattctattggcctacaatttacaaagacgcacaccttctttgcaaatcctgtgatgcatgtcaaagggccggaaaaataagtcaacgtgatgaaatgccacaaaatgtcattcaagtatgtgaagtatttgacatttggggtattgactttatgggtccattttcaaaatctcataataatctctacattctcgtagccattgattatgtatctaaatgggcgaaagcacaagctctcccaactaacgatgcacgagttatagtcaactttttaaaacgtctttttgctaggtttggaacactgaaagctttaataagtgatcggagaactcatttttgtaataatcaacttgagaaagttctcaaaagatatggagtaactcataaaatctccaccgcatatcatccacaaacaagtggacaagttgaaaataccaaccgagctttaaaacgtattctagagaaaaccgtaggatcaaatccgaaggaatggtccataaaattggaggatgcactctgggcttttagaacagcctacaaaactccaattggaaccacaccttttagactcgtttacggaaaagcatgtcatcttccagtagaaattgaacataaagcattttgggctttgaagacatgtaatcttgatttacatgaagccggacgtctacggttaagtcaattaaacgaattagaagaattgagacatgaagcatacgataattcattaatctataaagaaagaatgaagaaatggcatgataaaagaattagaagttcaaaagaattcaaagaaggagacagagttcttcttttcaattcacgattcaagctatttcctggaaaattaaaatcaagatggtttggaccattcatagtcaaaagagttttcccatacggaacaatagaattaataaaattcAAATGgatttgaatttaaggttaatggtcacagagttaaacattacgtagatagttcaatggaagtcgacaacgaagttaatcacaatttcaaaaccacagctaactaagtgtggggagaaccaaatctttaaaggataatatgtatttctgctagagttagattttctgttttcgtgtagttctcgaaaatggaacccgaatggtctttccctagcagaccctaaagaactagtcttctccccccattctgaatttttattttttttaggttttacgagatgaagacttcctgtgaattaaaccatggtctaatgctacacgctttgatcactaaacgtaataatgacacccttccaagtgaaaaagtatcattaatcagaagtaaattggacggagtaagaaaagaatccagatacgaaaataataagttacaatttggtaaaggaaaatcaaaatccgcagcgaaaaggagagcacgacaccttgaaagatgtcacaaatgcggaaaatggtcacacgaaggaaaatgttcgacgaatcagacatattccaataccgaattcattactttatgcagagacggaccgttcatatgtttagaagaaaaaacattgaatgctcgaggttatgcctatgtagctatggaaaatcaattagtccgactatcttatgagtgggctagagcatatcactaagaatactatctcacaggtaagtttgtacagtttttatttttatttttatttttaaccttttgataataaacgctaatttgttcgctataaagtattaaattggtattcgataaaattaggtcttgcgaccgaaattattaatatcatacaaaaatttattacatcactgcgaaatttaccgtttattcttaaagtataaatatctttaatcattcaaccaaaatatttcaaaaattcgtcatgagttaaattaggtcgttgaaccgaaattactttaccgaaaagaggggcgtatatttttgataatatttgattgattaaagtgggataaaagaccaaaaaaattttattttatttttaccatgtttttaaaattaatattaaaataatattgtaaaatttttaaatcaatatatttaaaattgtaaatatttgaaaaattaatatttttaatataagtttgtatgtataaaaacaaaaatataatttaagtttggtgtgaatttttaatatgaatttttaattttatgcatcttaaatttaagtttggtgtgaatttaaaaacaaaaatttactttattttactaagttaaaaatatgatttttaaaattcgtcgtgagttgaagactaggtctttgaaccgaaattgctttacccaagggagggacgagaacttttatcatcattatttttaatcttattgaattaaagtataccaaaaacatttaaaaaaaacccaaaaatttttacttttaaaaccgcgattaaaaagtgacaaattttaaaattttgtcgagggacggactaggacatcgatccaaaacgccctcatcctaaaaaagaaacaaatttttttttaaattttattaatttatgttttagaaattataacctttttatatataaaaaaaaacgccaatatgtttggaaactttggtaaaatttaatcatttctacgctaatcaccctcaataatttaaattgttactgatttcttgcaaatgagggcattgcaagatcttaagtgtgggaaggggttaaattatttcggaattttaaaaatttttgacttgtacacttggttaccattagaaatactagtaacgcagtagttgtattagaatctagtgctctctgataataaagaacagccctagtcttatatactgactacccaattctagtaaaatttttcaaaattttcaattaaatgaattcaaaatcatgtttatacatatttatgaacgataaaactaggtgttaacaccgaaattattgttaccttagaaaggacataaattgagaaacaaaccaaaatgttagaattcatttaaaatggaatagaggacaataaaaaggcaaataaaagaaaataaaagccaagtgtgggaaaatttaccaagttattttgaacatatatcacatatttttgtacaaataactgaagatgcttttgctttagactaaactaatcagttttacccaatttactgtaatatatttgaaagaaagatggttctacacgatgaatcaattccatcattaaaatgaagtaaagtctttcaagaaaaagaaacgcgcttcttgatttaggtcatgaagttgtcgtccagaccagctgtaggttaacgaaaaatctagaaaagtcatctctaaaaacagcaggaaatccacggacctcagcatcaaacagggtcgccaagtggtcagacttatcctaaccatgagaggatctatcttgtaaaatggggaggacgccgtgcaaattagctggataagactaatgaatcagatccccagaaaggataatctccttaaagaaaaaaattcagcttttaagactgatattactcaatccttgtgattgaccttaaagattgagaattacaaactcatggaattcaatgatatctaaactcgagcttgaacgagaaaatattttgatcaaaattataaaccgatttgttttctgaaaacccattttcaatgcgttcattaccattgaacgtaaaatcctagaaattcacctggaattcattaggtcacctgaaccaaatcgggtgtcaaccgtaagaacggtggttgcatagcatggtcaaagacaggaccttgtgccagaccggaaaattataagggtaagctttactattgctcctaccaaggatagtaattgcatccgacacgttatagaccataattaaaagcatgtcaggggacattgccttaacagttgcttgttcaacgctttcctttacaaccggacggtagtttaccgaaaggtaatatacggagcaagtatactggacgtgttgctttcccaatacaaggttagcaagtgggtgacacaaaaccgcaagttttgagctaaagttttcaaatctgaaacccaccaaacccacaaaaagaatttgcaaacaccggtgaagggttattccggaaaacttatctagggtaaaaactagattgaattttcaaaaagatcaaatattttcataaagatccaatttccttaaaggatctaaatttttatagtcatgtgggactgtaaaccataacgttactaccattgttcataccgccgtaatgaaatcactgatgtacaaagtgtgaagaataaagaagtgattctagtatatttcaagactatattgcttgaggacaagcaacactcaagtgtggaaatatttgataatgctaaaaacgaacatatatttcatagcattatccctcaagaaagacaagtttttagttgcagttgtcctatttacaaggaatatttgtttaaatattaaaaagtgaagacaaaagacagattcgacgaattaaagacgcaaataactaaaaagctcaaaagtacaaagtacaatcaaagtggttccaattattgatgagaaacgtctcaaaattacaagagtacaagccgcaaaacgcaaagtacaagatattaaattatacgaaaggacgttcaaaaatccggaaccgagacatgaaccagctttcaacgtacgacgcaacggatcggaaattataaattaattatgtatataaatataatataatatataattaattatataaattatatatttatattatatttacaataaaatccgtcggcagactaagatccaaacttggatgagctggagtcacgacctccgcactcgcggagctttgaagaccaaaatgcaccgcactcgcggagcactctctgcctataaaagaacatgcatttcgacgatttatatataccttttatattttatatatatatttctttccccatttttatgtatcaagtatcactccaaatcgtaatctcaatttgtaattttaattttaagttagtgataataataaggatcgattagtcgaatgttttaaagttttgtaagtcgaaactctgtccgtgtaacactacgcgataaataatcaatgtaagttatgtctcctttttaaaattaatgtctcgtaggtaagttattattatgcttatttaataacgaagtaatcatgatgttcggctaaaaatattaaaattgggtaattgggctttgtaccataattggggtttggacaaaagaacgacacttgtggaaattagactatgggctattaatgagctttatatttgtttaactaaatgatagtttgttaattttaatataaagattacaattggctatacctataaataaccatatacactcaatcggacacgatgggcgggatatttatatgtacgaataatcgttcatttaaccggacacgggaatggattaatagtttatagacttattaaaacaaggatgaaattatgtacaaggacacttggtgtaattgttaacaaagtattaaaactttgggttacacgcagttgatatcctggtgtaattattaaacaaagtattaaaaccttgttacagtttaagtccccaattagttggaatatttgacttcggatataaggataatttgacgaggacactcgcactttatatttatgactgatggactgttatggacaaaaaccagacggacatattgaataatccaggacaaaggacaattaacccatggtaataaactaaaatcaacacgtcaaacatcatgattacggaagtttaaataagcataattcctttattttcatatttaattgcacttctaattatcacatttttatttattgtcattgtatttaattgcacttttaattatcgcattttttaattatcgtaattttattttatcgcacttttattattcgcaatttcattatcgttatttactttacgctttaaattaagtcttttatttatttaatattttacattaggttttaactgcgactaaagttttaaaaatcgacaaaccgatcattaaacggtaaaaacccccctttataataataatattacttatatatatatatatatttgtatttttataaattaaaactaatatagcgttaagctttgtttaaagatttccctgtggaacgaaccggacttactaaaaactacactactgtacgattaggtacactgcctataagtgttgtagcaaggtttaagtatatccattttataaataaataaatatcttgtgtaaaattgtatcgtatttaatagtttttcctagtaaaatatacactatttcatatacgcctcgcataacatcaacgtaCATAATATTTAATGTCGGTACCCACATCCTTTTTTGGACAAAATTGAACCAAAAATATATGACCCTTCACATAAATTAGCTGCATTGCGGTCCAAAAGAATCATACTAACAAAAGGGATACTGTATAATACGAACAACAAAAGAACAATGGTCAGTAGAAATTATATCTATATCAACAAAGCAGTCGtaataggggtgttcatcggttcggttttcggtttgttcggtttattcggttcggtgtattcggttttgaaatttttttaggcaaaaccgaaaaccgaaccgaaaaccgaattcaaagttaaaaccgaaccaaaccgaaaaccgaattcaaattcggattcggtttggttttcggttaaaaccgaatattatgaaaaaactgagaacgttggtagtttaattgtggcgatactgatgtcttagttatttatatcctaaaacaatgacgtattattaaattatcaagaattcgatgatttattaatatttatagcttaattatgacgtttactgcttctgttattgagaaaaagaacataataatttaagtaacataattataatgtgagctaccaaatctTCAAATAGGTGAGAATATATTTTActgattggatcccaaattatgatgacactaaaacataaatatacaaattaaatatataaaaattttgaattcggttttgaaatcggttttcggttaaaccgtattcagaattttcaaaaccgaaaaccgaaccgaaaaccgaattcaaattcggtttcggtttgacgcgATCCGAAAACTGTTTATCAAATTCGGTTTagtttttttccggtttggtttcggtttggttttcgggttccacggtttcaaaccaaatactgaccacccctaagtCGTAATCTCTTTTGTATCAACTCTATTAGGACAGTACATAAAACATATATAATTGTATGATCAGTATACGATCAGTTGACTTGATCACCATATGATCATATGTACGTAGTTATCTTATAGAAGTAACAATATCGTGTACTTAACTTATAATAATATCGTAATATTTGCATATCAAATATCGTACAATAAACAAACCGAATAGCGCAGCGAAGCGAAGCGCGCACCTCCAATTTctagtatataaatatatagacagaTTCAGTCCGAACAATCTACAATTCGACTGTGGATCGACTGTATCTTTACTGAAAAGATTAGATGATGATAAAAAAAACTAGTAGCACTAaataaatctaaaaataaaaataaaatcaaacGATGAACAAAGTAGAACGCTTAAAGGTtaaaatttaaatattaaataaaatataaaaaatataaaaactttCTATCTGGccaatattttattttatattcgtTTCATGATATTTTTCCGTTGGGGAAGCAAAAAGAGGCCCATGGGCAGGCTGGTCATTTCCCTTTCTTACCTGTCAAATATCTATACATACAAATACAATCCTcctgtatatatatctatacatatacatacaccgcTCTGTATCTATAACACTGTACGTATCGTTTTCTCTCTCACAATCACATAATCATCAGTGGGGCCTGCAACTATTCCAACTTTTTTTTTCCCCTTCATAAACCCCTTTCTCTATCCTTCACAACACTCGCCACCCCAAAAAAACGCAATACACACACAGAAACACACACaataaagcaaaaaaaaaaaaaaaaaaaaaaagaatttaatcgataaattttctttcttttttttttggtTGAAAAAACAAAGAAGAAGAATCAGAAATGACTACAAGTATTCAAAATCCAACACCAATAACAACAGTAGCAACAACACAAAGGATGCAATCAAGTGATCAATTGCAAACATTGATGCAAGCTGGACaaatttcaggtagtttaagtttTAACGGATTGATGACGAAAGAAGATGAAGAGATGtcaagatctgcactttctactttTAAAGCTAAAGAGGAAGAAATTGAAAAAAAGAAATTGGAAGTTAGGGAAAGGGTTCAAGCTCAATTAGGAAGAATTGAAGAAGAAACTAGACGTTTAGCTACCATTCGTGAGGTTTGATTCTTATTTCCTTTTTTTAATTTTTGATTAATTTGTTTAATTTTGGATAATAAAGATGATGTTGATATTTTAGGGGAAAATTAGGGTTTTCGTTTGTGCTATTGTTATGCGAAAATTGATGCGGGTAAAGTTTTGTTTTTATGATGAGTTTTGAATATTTGTTGAAGGATTTGTTCGATTTTCTAGTTTTTTTGTGGATTTTTTTTTTGGgaattgaaattagggtttatatgtattttgttttgtagaAAAATAAGCGGTTTAACACCTTGTTTTGATGAAATTTTCATGTTTTGCATATGATTTTGCCAATTTTTGATGCTGAATTTGTGTGAAATGAAATTAGGGTTTTCTAGCTTAAAGTGAAATTGTTTGTTATTTTGGGTATTATTAGGGCTTTATTATGAGCTGTTTTTGGGGGAAATAACAT comes from Rutidosis leptorrhynchoides isolate AG116_Rl617_1_P2 chromosome 4, CSIRO_AGI_Rlap_v1, whole genome shotgun sequence and encodes:
- the LOC139844360 gene encoding uncharacterized protein isoform X2, which codes for MTTSIQNPTPITTVATTQRMQSSDQLQTLMQAGQISGSLSFNGLMTKEDEEMSRSALSTFKAKEEEIEKKKLEVRERVQAQLGRIEEETRRLATIREELEALTDPMKKEVTVVRKKIDSVNKELKPLGQTCQKKEREYKEALDAFNEKNKEKVQLITRLMELVSESEKMRMKKLEELSKSVET
- the LOC139844360 gene encoding uncharacterized protein isoform X1, with the translated sequence MTTSIQNPTPITTVATTQRMQSSDQLQTLMQAGQISGSLSFNGLMTKEDEEMSRSALSTFKAKEEEIEKKKLEVRERVQAQLGRIEEETRRLATIREELEALTDPMKKEVTVVRKKIDSVNKELKPLGQTCQKKEREYKEALDAFNEKNKEKVQLITRLMEQLVSESEKMRMKKLEELSKSVET